From Penaeus chinensis breed Huanghai No. 1 chromosome 18, ASM1920278v2, whole genome shotgun sequence, one genomic window encodes:
- the LOC125034863 gene encoding uncharacterized PE-PGRS family protein PE_PGRS54-like, whose protein sequence is MVTSRPPGVLLTVVVVLLRLCVGVIAQAEDEPITNGLTAVDIISLGDEDDDMIVGVAGNDYPTYAEVPDTSFRCEDQQSPGYFADQEAECQVFHICVAQGRRIQKFSFLCPNGTIFDQQYLVCVWWYSFDCAQASQFYSVNDGVFSDTGSPASPGGGNVGNPRVSGSVGGQPGFPRAGGSAGSGSGFPNQGLGGSNGQPGLAGRPGASGQPGSDGQDTAFGGPGSTGGFRPADGRPGSAGGAGSRDGRPGSTGEAGIRDGRPGSTGGAGNGDGFPGSTGGAGTRGGRPGSTGGAGSRDGRPGSTGGAGTGDGFPGSTGGAGTRGGRPGSTGGAGSRDGRPGSTGGAGTGDGFPGSTGGAGTRGGRPGSTGGAGSRDGRPGSTGGAGTGDGFPGSTGGAGTRGGRPGSTGGAGSRDGRPGSTGGAGTGDGFPGSTGGAGTRGGRPGSAGRGQESLSPQGGFPATQGGFPRPSASGQPGQNNLGQNVADFPRQTQGIGGFGSPGLSGNAINQNGFGPGQNTGNPGLGQVQGISGPGQAGFGSQQPGRATGQNGLGLSQQQPGQTGFGSAQSGFGPQKPSSSPGQSGFSQGQRGSTPGQSGFGSEQTGFGPGQNQAGLGLGQNQRQPGPGQSGFSSGQTGFNPNQRGSAPGQNDFGSGQAAFNPSQGQTGSTPSQGGIGSDQTGFSGPGQTGTNQRQGFGPGQTQAGFNPGQTQAGFERGQTQAGFGPGQTQTGFGPGQTQAGFGPGQTQAGFGPGQTQTGFGPGQTQAGFGPGQTQTGFGQGQRPTGFGPSQNQIGSTPGQSGFGSSQTGPGLGFGTGQTQTGSTPGQGGFGSGQAGYSGPGQTGSGQSQPTFGTGQTQTGSTPGQDGFVSGQSGFGPGLNQVGQTQTGFGSGQGQVGSGPGVGPTQDSQRRGQSGQSGFSSPGQVGTDPSYPGIGLDQTAFDQGRPTQNEGNAGLRQNTNLGQAVSDGFGPVQGQGQPGFINGQVQSDYQPAQGQSQGGIGQNQLQFDTAPGQDQGGIGQNQGQFGIGQGQNQGGYSPDQGQAGLNVGQGQNEINPNQGQGGFGTGPGQFGQREIVAGQTQPGFGPGQNQNEYQSDQQQTGFGPDVSSQSGQGLPNFGTDLNQGNVDLGVSNVIQDGISNQGSTRQTGGSQGLDTGYNYPTPETSLFIGSGPAQADFGTAGIDGILDVQDLNQGEILLIDDQDSFDTSYQGEGGFQQPGQQTDVGNTGTSGNLNEFLLIENQDPAINTGNVQDEIIVQHSGTPTAGSNLNNFENTALLTGDTGTNNFNPSIQGNSGYQNEQIQGNQVFQVNNNAQGNEILLTDDNTSNVGFSGNQNTANENGYSYPDPSSVSTGTSLNDNQQTFSINVPLPPQSLDPITSGRPAVSDDTIFIFTSNNDKDNLGTTPYSDLPAPKPVFTPTEFHSQAETPVPAGGFEPAITNFGSISPGGLTQTTSGDFGLSLTGGITSNNAGGVPLPPQDYIPPTQEFAAREITKSQSSQFSFSGSSSGNISPNSFSFSSTPVSLTDSLKQEVVAPVTQEANSQFTFPSQPNIGSTLDFSTLEQGYLPPVDNVEISNNIQPSNSPSFPELSPASISFPSSSSFPSSSPSPFSSNGFSSTPSSPSSSYPGDSTSSFEPSVSTSPQNPISFNPVSSVSQSSPAGSPISGNGASVGTAQSFPQSFPAGSPVSGNEANGGNFGNVGNQLGGQQDISTPLDLGYLPPVSEFTRNARQTDNKIYVTPLPGVEKSFFSTPVSGRRAFRPSVQITEGMDKLEFKPKTPAKPFGRVFFPSNRRSDTAPVRYFDNSRKSFVATSSSPFNPFNQYSLSFRP, encoded by the exons TTGACATCATCAGTCTCggcgatgaagatgacgacatgATAGTTGGTGTTGCTGGCAATGATTACCCGACGTATGCTGAAGTCCCTGACACTTCTTTTAG GTGTGAAGACCAGCAGTCCCCGGGTTACTTTGCTGACCAGGAAGCTGAGTGCCAGGTCTTCCACATTTGCGTCGCTCAAGGTCGTCGGATTCAGAAGTTCTCTTTCCTATGTCCCAACGGCACCATCTTCGATCAACagtaccttgtgtgtgtgtggtggtataGCTTTGACTGTGCTCAAGCCTCCCAGTTCTACAGTGTTAACGATGGTGTCTTCAGTGATACGGGATCTCCAGCATCACCTGGTGGAGGCAACGTTGGCAACCCACGAGTCTCGGGTTCGGTAGGCGGACAACCAGGTTTTCCTAGAGCAGGTGGTTCTGCAGGATCAGGAAGTGGATTTCCTAATCAAGGACTCGGTGGTTCAAATGGACAACCAGGTTTAGCAGGACGACCAGGTGCCTCAGGACAGCCAGGTTCAGATGGACAAGATACAGCTTTTGGAGGCCCAGGATCAACAGGCGGATTTAGACCAGCAGATGGGCGCCCTGGCTCAGCTGGGGGAGCAGGCTCAAGGGATGGACGCCCTGGTTCAACTGGGGAAGCAGGCATTAGAGACGGACGCCCTGGTTCGACTGGGGGAGCAGGCAATGGAGATGGTTTCCCTGGTTCGACTGGGGGAGCAGGCACTAGAGGAGGACGCCCTGGTTCAACTGGAGGAGCAGGCTCAAGGGATGGACGCCCTGGTTCAACTGGGGGAGCAGGCACTGGAGATGGATTCCCTGGTTCTACTGGAGGAGCAGGCACTAGAGGAGGACGCCCTGGTTCAACTGGAGGAGCAGGCTCAAGGGATGGACGCCCTGGTTCGACTGGGGGAGCAGGCACTGGAGATGGATTCCCTGGTTCTACTGGAGGAGCAGGCACTAGAGGAGGACGCCCTGGTTCAACTGGAGGAGCAGGCTCAAGGGATGGACGCCCTGGTTCGACTGGGGGAGCAGGCACTGGAGATGGATTCCCTGGTTCAACTGGGGGAGCAGGCACTAGAGGAGGACGCCCTGGTTCAACTGGAGGAGCAGGCTCAAGGGATGGACGCCCTGGTTCGACTGGGGGAGCAGGCACTGGAGATGGATTCCCTGGTTCAACTGGGGGAGCAGGCACAAGAGGTGGACGCCCTGGCTCAGCTGGCAGAGGCCAAGAATCACTAAGCCCACAGGGTGGATTCCCTGCAACACAAGGTGGATTTCCCCGTCCCTCTGCATCTGGACAGCCTGGACAAAACAACTTGGGGCAAAATGTTGCAGATTTCCCGAGACAGACTCAAGGAATAGGAGGATTTGGTTCACCTGGTTTATCTGGCAATGCAATAAATCAAAATGGATTTGGTCCTGGGCAGAATACTGGAAATCCAGGTTTGGGCCAGGTACAAGGCATTTCTGGCCCAGGTCAAGCAGGATTTGGCTCACAGCAACCAGGTCGTGCTACTGGCCAAAATGGATTAGGTCTGAGTCAGCAGCAACCTGGACAGACTGGATTTGGTTCAGCCCAGAGTGGTTTTGGTCCTCAAAAGCCTAGTTCTAGCCCAGGTCAATCAGGATTTAGTCAAGGTCAGAGAGGTTCCACCCCAGGGCAGAGCGGATTTGGATCTGAACAGACAGGATTTGGCCCAGGTCAGAATCAGGCAGGTCTTGGTCTAGGTCAAAATCAAAGACAGCCTGGCCCTGGTCAGAGTGGATTTAGCTCTGGTCAGACAGGCTTTAATCCTAACCAAAGAGGATCTGCTCCTGGACAAAATGACTTTGGGTCTGGTCAAGCTGCATTTAACCCAAGTCAAGGACAGACAGGTTCTACACCATCTCAAGGTGGAATCGGTTCTGACCAGACTGGATTCTCGGGTCCTGGTCAAACTGGAACTAACCAACGTCAAGGATTTGGGCCAGGTCAGACACAGGCAGGATTTAATCCAGGTCAGACACAGGCAGGATTTGAACGAGGTCAAACACAGGCAGGATTTGGACCAGGTCAAACACAGACAGGATTTGGGCCAGGTCAGACACAAGCTGGATTTGGGCCAGGTCAGACACAAGCAGGATTTGGGCCAGGTCAGACACAAACAGGGTTTGGGCCAGGTCAGACACAAGCAGGATTTGGGCCAGGTCAGACACAGACTGGATTTGGACAAGGTCAGAGACCAACAGGATTTGGCCCAAGTCAGAACCAAATTGGTTCTACTCCTGGACAAAGTGGTTTTGGGTCAAGTCAGACAGGTCCTGGTTTAGGCTTTGGTACagggcagacacagacaggctcTACTCCAGGTCAAGGTGGATTTGGTTCTGGACAAGCCGGGTATTCAGGACCAGGTCAGACTGGATCTGGACAGAGTCAGCCAACCTTTGGCACAGGGCAGACACAAACAGGATCTACCCCAGGTCAAGATGGATTTGTTTCAGGTCAGTCTGGATTTGGACCTGGGCTAAACCAAGTAGGTCAAACACAGACAGGATTTGGATCAGGCCAGGGTCAAGTAGGATCTGGCCCAGGAGTTGGACCAACACAGGACAGTCAACGGAGAGGTCAATCTGGTCAGAGTGGTTTTTCAAGCCCAGGCCAAGTTGGCACAGATCCAAGTTATCCAGGAATTGGTTTAGACCAGACAGCCTTTGATCAAGGCAGGCCAACTCAAAATGAAGGGAATGCTGGTCTAAGACAAAATACAAATTTGGGCCAAGCAGTTTCTGATGGATTTGGTCCAGTTCAGGGTCAAGGCCAGCCAGGTTTTATAAATGGACAGGTCCAATCTGATTATCAACCAGCTCAAGGACAGAGTCAAGGAGGAATAGGACAAAATCAGTTACAATTTGATACTGCACCAGGGCAAGATCAAGGTGGAATAGGTCAAAATCAAGGACAGTTTGGAATAGGTCAGGGCCAAAATCAAGGAGGATACAGTCCAGACCAAGGTCAAGCTGGGTTAAATGTTGGACAAGGTCAGAATGAGATCAATCCAAATCAAGGTCAGGGAGGATTTGGTACAGGCCCTGGACAGTTTGGCCAGAGGGAAATTGTTGCAGGCCAAACACAACCAGGATTTGGCCCTGGTCAGAACCAAAATGAATATCAATCAGATCAACAGCAAACCGGTTTTGGCCCTGATGTTTCAAGCCAGAGTGGCCAGGGATTGCCAAACTTTGGTACTGATTTGAACCAAGGTAATGTAGATCTTGGTGTCAGTAATGTAATCCAGGACGGAATCAGTAACCAAGGATCAACTAGACAAACAGGAGGCTCTCAGGGACTGGACACTGGGTATAATTATCCCACTCCAGAGACAAGCCTCTTCATTGGCTCTGGCCCTGCACAAGCAGACTTTGGAACAGCAGGCATCGATGGTATTCTTGATGTGCAGGATTTAAATCAAGGTGAAATTTTACTCATAGATGATCAGGATTCCTTTGACACCAGTTACCAAGGTGAAGGCGGTTTCCAACAACCTGGTCAACAAACTGACGTTGGCAACACAGGTACATCTGGAAATCTGAATGAGTTTTTATTAATCGAGAACCAGGACCCAGCTATCAACACAGGAAATGTCCAAGATGAAATCATTGTCCAACACTCTGGAACTCCAACTGCAGGTAGTAATTTAAACAATTTTGAAAACACCGCTCTTTTGACTGGAGATACAGGTACTAACAATTTTAATCCAAGTATCCAAGGTAATTCTGGATATCAGAATGAGCAAATCCAAGGCAACCAAGTATTCCAAGTAAATAACAATGCCCAGGGAAATGAAATACTCCTTACTGATGATAATACATCCAATGTAGGATTTTCAGGAAATCAGAATACTGCAAATGAAAATGGATACAGCTACCCAGATCCAAGTTCAGTTTCCACAGGTACTTCATTAAATGACAATCAACAAACATTTAGCATAAATGTTCCACTTCCACCCCAGTCACTTGATCCCATCACCTCTGGACGTCCTGCTGTCTCAGATGACacaattttcatttttacttctaATAACGATAAGGACAACCTCGGCACCACTCCATATTCCGACCTTCCGGCACCAAAGCCAGTCTTTACACCAACTGAATTCCACAGCCAGGCAGAGACCCCTGTTCCAGCTGGAGGATTTGAACCAGCCATTACAAACTTCGGTTCTATTTCACCTGGGGGATTGACCCAAACTACATCAGGAGATTTTGGTCTTTCTTTGACAGGAGGCATCACATCGAATAATGCCGGTGGtgtacctcttcctcctcaagaCTACATTCCCCCCACACAAGAATTTGCTGCACGGGAGATCACTAAATCACAGAGTTCTCAATTTAGCTTCTCTGGTTCATCCTCTGGCAACATCTCACctaattcattctcattttcttcaacACCTGTGTCCCTTACAGACAGCCTCAAGCAGGAAGTAGTAGCTCCTGTTACTCAGGAGGCAAACTCACAGTTCACTTTCCCTTCACAACCAAACATAGGATCAACCCTTGATTTCTCAACCCTCGAACAAGGGTATCTCCCTCCTGTCGATAATGTTGAAATTAGTAACAATATCCAACCCTCAAACTCGCCCTCTTTCCCTGAATTGTCCCCAGCTTCCATTTCATTCCCCAGTTCATCATCATTTCCAAGTTCTTCACCATCGCCCTTCTCCAGTAATGGTTTCTCTTCCAcaccttcctcgccctcttcctcctacccaggAGATTCAACTTCATCCTTTGAGCCTTCTGTCTCAACCTCCCCACAAAATCCAATAAGCTTTAACCCTGTGTCCTCAGTTTCTCAGTCATCACCTGCAGGTTCTCCCATTTCTGGGAATGGGGCAAGTGTAGGAACAGCTCAGTCCTTCCCACAATCCTTCCCTGCTGGTTCACCTGTTTCTGGAAATGAAGCTAATGGAGGAAACTTTGGAAATGTGGGTAATCAGCTAGGAGGTCAACAAGATATTTCTACTCCTCTAGACCTTGGATACCTCCCTCCTGTGTCAGAATTCACAAGGAACGCCCGCCAAACAGATAATAAAATCTATGTCACTCCCCTGCCTGGTGTGGAAAAGTCCTTCTTTTCCACACCTGTATCAGGTCGACGGGCATTCCGACCCTCTGTGCAGATCACTGAAGGAATGGATAAACTTGAGTTTAAGCCCAAGACTCCTGCAAAACCCTTCGGCCGGGTGTTCTTCCCGTCCAACCGTCGAAGTGACACTGCTCCAGTGAGGTACTTCGACAATTCACGAAAATCCTTCGTGGCGACATCCTCGTCCCCCTTCAACCCGTTCAACCAGTACAGCCTTTCCTTTAGGCCCTAA